In Paenibacillus sonchi, a single genomic region encodes these proteins:
- a CDS encoding glycosyltransferase family 4 protein produces MKIAIATVQIPFIKGGAEYLASNLLKELTERGYEADIITMPFKWYPASSIMDSILSARMIDLTEVNGVKIDKLIALKFPMYYVQHEHKVTWMLHQHRQAYELWGTEYGDLDKMEDGPRVRDIIVKNDCKFLAESKGLYTISNTVTDRLKKYNGLNSIPLYHPPSNHKEFYCDNFEDYIFYPGRITEIKRQHILIESLKYCSENIKVVLAGSIDESYRPKVQSIIKENGLENRVIFAGFITEEEKRRYYSNALAIYNGPYQEDYGYVTLEAFFALKPVLTHYDSGGPLEFVKNEHTGYITDDHPEKLAEKIDLLYNNKNKARELGLNGNRLLEDLKVDWNYVIERLIT; encoded by the coding sequence ATGAAAATTGCAATTGCTACTGTGCAAATCCCTTTCATTAAGGGAGGAGCTGAGTATTTAGCCTCTAATTTGTTGAAAGAATTAACAGAACGTGGATACGAAGCAGATATAATAACCATGCCATTTAAGTGGTATCCAGCTTCAAGTATTATGGATAGCATTCTATCTGCAAGAATGATAGATCTAACCGAGGTAAATGGTGTGAAAATTGACAAGCTTATTGCTTTGAAATTTCCAATGTACTATGTCCAACATGAACATAAAGTAACTTGGATGTTGCATCAGCATCGTCAAGCTTATGAATTGTGGGGAACTGAGTATGGGGATTTGGATAAGATGGAGGACGGACCTAGGGTAAGAGATATTATTGTGAAAAATGACTGCAAATTTCTTGCTGAAAGCAAAGGTTTGTATACAATTTCAAATACAGTTACCGATCGTTTGAAAAAGTATAATGGTTTAAATTCTATTCCATTGTATCATCCTCCTTCAAATCATAAAGAATTTTATTGTGATAATTTTGAAGATTATATATTTTATCCAGGAAGAATTACTGAAATAAAAAGGCAACATATTTTAATTGAATCTCTTAAATACTGTAGTGAAAACATTAAGGTTGTACTGGCTGGATCAATTGATGAAAGTTATAGGCCTAAAGTACAAAGTATTATAAAAGAAAATGGACTTGAGAATAGAGTTATTTTTGCAGGCTTTATAACAGAAGAAGAGAAGAGAAGATATTATTCTAACGCACTAGCGATCTATAACGGGCCTTACCAAGAAGATTATGGTTACGTTACGCTCGAGGCTTTTTTCGCATTAAAGCCAGTTCTCACTCACTATGACTCAGGTGGACCATTGGAATTTGTGAAAAACGAACATACTGGATACATTACAGACGACCATCCAGAAAAATTAGCAGAGAAAATTGATTTACTATATAACAATAAAAACAAAGCTAGAGAACTGGGTCTGAATGGGAATAGATTATTGGAAGATCTAAAAGTAGATTGGAATTATGTTATAGAAAGGTTAATAACATGA
- a CDS encoding glycosyltransferase family 4 protein: MKYHNITPPYFFENYSENYTRLTTLGREQTKRLVRNPRFSFLSDSEYNNKELIDLGVDTEKTSILAPFHKIEILASLIKEQEEIVSLLKNNGCINVLFVGRVAPNKGHLNICHVVDSYRKFYDENIKFWIIGGYDQEVNLYNQEIENLIQTNQLVNNIIFTNKISAETLKSFFVGCDIFLCLSEHEGFGVPLIEAQFFEKPIVALNRAAVKETIGKNQIAIDQFNSDYLASVIHTIGNDQEIYDYLVLQGSNNFKSRFSLKVLKKRFEEYIDNYVRIGEYI; encoded by the coding sequence ATGAAGTACCATAATATTACCCCACCTTATTTCTTTGAAAACTATAGTGAGAATTACACAAGGCTAACCACTTTGGGTAGAGAACAGACAAAAAGGTTAGTGAGGAATCCAAGATTTTCCTTTTTAAGTGATTCTGAATATAATAATAAAGAGCTAATTGATTTAGGGGTTGATACTGAGAAAACTTCAATATTAGCACCTTTTCACAAAATAGAAATTTTAGCTTCCTTGATAAAGGAGCAAGAAGAAATAGTTTCGTTATTGAAGAATAATGGATGTATAAATGTACTATTTGTTGGGAGAGTAGCACCTAATAAAGGACATTTGAATATTTGTCATGTAGTGGATTCATATAGAAAATTCTATGATGAAAATATTAAGTTTTGGATTATTGGTGGTTATGATCAAGAAGTAAATCTTTATAATCAAGAAATAGAAAATTTAATTCAAACAAATCAATTAGTAAATAATATTATTTTCACAAATAAAATATCCGCCGAAACATTAAAGTCTTTTTTTGTCGGTTGTGATATTTTTCTTTGTTTAAGTGAACACGAAGGATTTGGAGTTCCTCTTATAGAAGCTCAATTTTTCGAGAAGCCTATCGTTGCTCTAAATCGTGCTGCAGTAAAAGAAACAATAGGTAAGAATCAAATTGCCATAGACCAGTTTAATTCCGATTATCTTGCCTCAGTAATTCATACTATTGGAAATGACCAAGAGATCTACGATTACCTTGTATTACAGGGGAGTAATAATTTTAAATCGAGATTTTCTTTGAAAGTTTTGAAGAAGAGATTTGAAGAATATATTGATAATTATGTACGTATTGGAGAATATATATGA